The window TTGAGTTCCTAATGGGTTCACTAGGGTACACTGTATTATTTATTTGGTTAATCATTGCGATTGCCCATGTAAAATCTCGTAAAATACAGCCAGAAAAAACAAGTGCCTATGCAGTAAAATGGTTCCCCTATACAACTTGGGTAGCTATTATTGCTTTAAGTGCGATTCTTATTGGGATTATTTTCACAACATCTATTATCGTAACAGGCATAACATTAGCAATTTATATATTTATTACGTTAACTTATATATATAGCGGTCGATTTCATGTAGATAAAGCGAAATAGTATTAAAGAACCTATAAGACAAGGGCGATAGCTCGCCTCTTTAGTACGAATTTGTTAGCTAATAAATGTAATTAAAGAATTTCTTATGTTGCTTTAAGCTTACTATTATGGATTTTATAAGTGTGCGCCGCTACCATGGGAGGCTGCTAATCATTAGATTTTCTCAAGAAATAAGCTAGTTTCATATGTTCAATTAATATAATCACTATGGATATGGGACATTAATTAAATTAAAGCATTAATAAAAGTGGTACTTACACTTTTATTGATGCTTTTTAATTTGTTCAATTTTCATAGTTTATAAAAGTGTCGTATTCCGAAACTAGTCCATTTATCTGTGCAAATACGTACTAGAAAAAATGTTTTTAACACTAATTATGTCAAAAATCTTTCTCATTATTCAATGTTTTTTAAGAGTATAGAAAAGTATTGGGAGGTCGAAATCATTCGATGGTGTTTTATTGAAAAATATCCAGGAAATTATATAGACAGATAATCATTGTGTTGCCACATGTACACAGCACTAGTGTAGTGTAAATAGAAGCTAATATTTTGCAAAGGCAATCAAATTAAAAATGATAATTTTCCGTTAAATTTTTTATGAAAATCGTCATCTAACCAATTCTTTTTATAAAATTGTTCACCCAAAGCCATTGATAATACACAATAGGAACCTCGGCGTTTCTATGAAACCAAAAAGTGCGTACTTTTATTAATGCATATAAGGCTGCATAATAAAAAAGCAACGAAATAATAACTCAAGTGGGGGAATAAATAATGATAAATAATTTACAAGATACTATCGAATTAAATAATGGGATTGAAATGCCAGGGATTGGCCTTGGTGTATTCCAAGTGGAAAACGATGCAACGGTAGAAATCGTAAAAAATGCGATTGAGGTTGGCTACCGTAGCATTGATACAGCCGCTATATACGGTAATGAAGCGGGTGTGGGTGAGGGTATTAAACAAGCGCTTGCATCTACTGGTTTAAAACGGGAGGATTTATTTATTACATCTAAAGTTTGGAATGCGGGTTTAAGCTATGACGAAACAGTAATTGCTTATGAAGAAAGCCTCCAAAAATTAGGGTTAGATTATTTGGATTTATATCTAATTCACTGGCCAGGAAAAAATAAATATGCTGAATCTTGGAGAGCACTTGAAGATCTATACACAGCGGGTAAGATCAAAGCAATCGGCGTATGTAACTTCAACATTTCGCACTTACAAGACTTAATAAATACAGCTAGCGTAGTACCTGTTATTAACCAAGTAGAATTCCACCCACGTCTACAACAAGTAGAGTTACGAGCATTTTGTAAAGAACATAATATCCAATTAGAAGCGTGGGCACCTTTAATGCAAGGTGGGCTTTTAGAAGATCCAACAATTGCGAAAATTGCAGAAAAATATGGAAAATCAAACTCGCAAGTAATTTTGCGTTGGGATATTCAAAATGGTGTTGTAACAATCCCTAAGACAGTAAGTAAAGAACGAATGGTTCAAAATGCAAACATCTTTGATTTCAGCCTTACAGAGGAAGAATTACAAGTAGTTAATGCCATGAACTTAGAAAAACGTGTAGGTCCAGACCCAGCAGAGTTTGACTTTATGTTGTAATAGAACATCTTAAATATTGGCTAATGTCACACAAAATAGAGAAAGCCTTTAGGTTTCACTTATCCTCAAGGCTTTCTCTATTTTACATCATAGCAATGTCTTCGTCTCGTTGCATAAGAACAACATCTTCACCATTATCTATTAATTTTTCGATATGATTTTCACCCCAAGTGCAAAGTAAGTTAAGCACGGGTTCCATCTTATGTCCATACGGTGTTAATGAATATTCAACTTTTGGTGGTACTTGATTGAAGACTTTGCGATTAATCAATCCAGATTGTTCCAATTCTCGTAATTGATTCGTCAACATTTTTTGTGAAATGCCAGGAATTAATCGACGAAATTCATTCGTACGTATTTGACCGTGGTGATTGAGGTGGCAGAGAATAATAGGTTTCCATTTACCTCCAATTACTTCAAGTGTCGCTTCAACACCAATATTATATACTTTTTTCATCGTGGACCTCCTGTATTATTCAAAAGTAACTAAAAATACTCTACGTACTTTTTTAATATGTATGAATGATACTACATCCAATAAAAAAATCAAAGGAGTAATTATTTTTATGAAAACAACAACAATACCAAATGCCAAGCTAATACTCCTTGCACTAGCAATCAGTGCCTTTGGTATCGGTTCTACAGAATTTATAAGCGTGGGGCTACTTCCACTCATAACAAACGACTTCGGTATATCATTAAGTACTGCTGGATTAACCGTATCTATCTATGCTCTTGGTGTAACGATTGGGGCACCAATTTTAACGGTATTAACGTCTCGGATTGATCGTAAGAAGGTTCTATTGCTCGTAATGGCAATTTTTATAGTTGGTAACTTGTGGGCTGCACTTGCACCTACGTTCTCGTTACTACTTATTGGTCGTATTATCTCAGCTTTAGCACATGGCGTTTTTATGTCCATTGCCGCAGTCATTGCGGCTGATGTCGTAGCACCTGATAGACGCGCAAGTGCAATTGCATTTATGTTTACAGGTTTAACTTTGGCAACTGTAACTGGGGTTCCACTTGGGACTTTCATCGGCCAAGTAACAGATTGGCGTATGTCATTCATTTTCATCGTAATAATCGGAGTAATTGGTTTAATTAGCAATGCATTACTCGTGCCTAATAATTTACCAAAGAGTAATCCAATTTCGTTACGTGATATTGGTAAGGTATTGAGTAATTTACGTATGTTATTAATTCTTTTCATTACAGCGATCGGTTATGGAGGCGTATTTGTAGTTTACACATATGTATCGCCAATTTTAGAAAAACATATGGGTTATTCACCTCAAGCAATCGTAGTTATTCTAGTCATATACGGTATTTTTGTAGCAATAGGGAATACATTAGGTGGACATTTTGCAAATAGTAATCCATTACGTGCACTAGTTTTTAGCTTTATAGGACTAGCATTAACATTGCTGGGCATTAATTTCTCATTTGATTCACATATTTTTGGGCTAGTATTGGTCTTACTCATGGGCCTATTCATGTTTATGAATGTACCTGGCTTACAATTATATGCAGTACAGCTTTCAGAAAAATATGTACCTTCAGCCACTGCAATGGCTTCAGCATTAAATATTTCAGCATTCAACGTCGGAATTTTCCTAGGATCTTATGTTGGGGGATTAATTGTACGTCATCAATCATTGGAATATACACCTTTATACGGCTTCTTAATGGTTATTGTTGCCGCAAGCATTACATTGGCATGGTTAATTTTTGAAAATAAACAGAATGACAGCGCTGAATCAGAATTCTCCACATTATCGAAAACTTAATTGAATTTGTTGTAAATTGAATAAGTTGAAAAAATAGCACTTCAATTTCCTTATTTTTGTGAATATTAACAAGTCATTGTGTATCGAGGGTACAAAACTGTTCAATTGATGTGTTGGTTATTGTACTATGGATAATAGAACGATTCCCACTATATACATTTAGTATAAACAATTAAGGAGAAATACATGACCTGGAGCAAATTGAAGCAAAATTTAGAGAGTTTTCTCAGTCCTGCATTACATGGAATGGTTGAATACCGTGCAACTGGATACCGTTATTTACCTGATAAAGCAGGACTGTGTTATATTGCGGTAGATAAAAAAAATGTCCTCAATATGAGTGATAAAACTACCTTAATCAGATGGTATCAGACGGAGCAAGAAATTAAGAATGATTCAGATATCCAAATTCCTATTAACAATGATGAAATTGAATCGGTAAGAAAAGAAACAAAAGGGGTAGTTCCGGAAGATCGTC is drawn from Solibacillus sp. R5-41 and contains these coding sequences:
- a CDS encoding aldo/keto reductase, which translates into the protein MINNLQDTIELNNGIEMPGIGLGVFQVENDATVEIVKNAIEVGYRSIDTAAIYGNEAGVGEGIKQALASTGLKREDLFITSKVWNAGLSYDETVIAYEESLQKLGLDYLDLYLIHWPGKNKYAESWRALEDLYTAGKIKAIGVCNFNISHLQDLINTASVVPVINQVEFHPRLQQVELRAFCKEHNIQLEAWAPLMQGGLLEDPTIAKIAEKYGKSNSQVILRWDIQNGVVTIPKTVSKERMVQNANIFDFSLTEEELQVVNAMNLEKRVGPDPAEFDFML
- a CDS encoding helix-turn-helix domain-containing protein, with translation MKKVYNIGVEATLEVIGGKWKPIILCHLNHHGQIRTNEFRRLIPGISQKMLTNQLRELEQSGLINRKVFNQVPPKVEYSLTPYGHKMEPVLNLLCTWGENHIEKLIDNGEDVVLMQRDEDIAMM
- a CDS encoding MFS transporter; protein product: MKTTTIPNAKLILLALAISAFGIGSTEFISVGLLPLITNDFGISLSTAGLTVSIYALGVTIGAPILTVLTSRIDRKKVLLLVMAIFIVGNLWAALAPTFSLLLIGRIISALAHGVFMSIAAVIAADVVAPDRRASAIAFMFTGLTLATVTGVPLGTFIGQVTDWRMSFIFIVIIGVIGLISNALLVPNNLPKSNPISLRDIGKVLSNLRMLLILFITAIGYGGVFVVYTYVSPILEKHMGYSPQAIVVILVIYGIFVAIGNTLGGHFANSNPLRALVFSFIGLALTLLGINFSFDSHIFGLVLVLLMGLFMFMNVPGLQLYAVQLSEKYVPSATAMASALNISAFNVGIFLGSYVGGLIVRHQSLEYTPLYGFLMVIVAASITLAWLIFENKQNDSAESEFSTLSKT